In Streptomyces chartreusis NRRL 3882, the following are encoded in one genomic region:
- a CDS encoding PP2C family protein-serine/threonine phosphatase encodes MAAGRERRAEADTFTARLKKQWHRARVGVRRAAVDYFRGDGSDWIALAGLLLMVPVIAAATLANSVWFSPAALVLPVVVGGLLLRPASLLGLYAAAATALIVESVRLGPYTEGPSRVTPGVVLVVAACGFFGLLLAQFRSRVGVPWRRGGTMLFDLRERIRVQSKLPGLPDGWHREMALRPAGGQSFSGDFVVAARTNGGRTLEVVLTDVSGKGMDAGSRALLLSGAFGGLLGSLPPHAFLPAANGYLLRQDWDEGFATSIHLVLDLDSGDYELYSAGHPPGLQLSAGSGRWEEKAAEGPLLGVYDGAQFDPVKGSLRPGDVLMLFTDGLVETADRDIVEGIDRLTGEADRYVAGGFHGAAWHLIEAVAKDVNDDRALLLICRDGSTAASAR; translated from the coding sequence ATGGCAGCAGGACGAGAGCGGCGCGCGGAAGCCGACACGTTCACGGCCCGGTTGAAGAAGCAGTGGCACCGGGCCCGCGTCGGCGTGCGCCGAGCCGCCGTGGACTACTTCCGCGGCGACGGCTCGGACTGGATCGCCCTGGCCGGTCTGCTCCTGATGGTTCCGGTGATCGCGGCGGCGACGCTGGCGAACTCGGTGTGGTTCTCGCCGGCCGCGCTGGTCCTGCCGGTCGTCGTGGGCGGCCTGCTGCTGCGCCCGGCGAGCCTGCTCGGCCTGTACGCGGCGGCCGCCACGGCGCTGATCGTGGAATCGGTGCGGCTCGGCCCCTACACGGAGGGCCCCTCCAGGGTCACCCCGGGTGTGGTGCTGGTGGTCGCGGCCTGTGGTTTCTTCGGGCTGCTGCTGGCCCAGTTCCGCAGCCGCGTCGGTGTGCCCTGGCGGCGCGGCGGCACCATGCTGTTCGACCTGCGTGAACGCATCCGGGTGCAGAGCAAGCTGCCCGGTCTGCCGGACGGCTGGCACCGGGAGATGGCGCTGCGCCCCGCGGGCGGCCAGTCCTTCTCGGGTGACTTCGTGGTGGCGGCGCGCACCAACGGCGGCCGTACGCTCGAGGTCGTCCTCACCGACGTCTCCGGCAAGGGCATGGACGCCGGCTCCCGCGCGCTGCTGTTGTCCGGCGCGTTCGGCGGCCTGCTCGGCTCCCTCCCACCGCACGCCTTCCTCCCGGCCGCCAACGGCTATCTGCTCCGCCAGGACTGGGACGAGGGTTTCGCGACCTCCATCCACCTGGTCCTCGACCTGGACTCCGGCGACTACGAGCTCTACTCCGCCGGCCACCCGCCCGGCCTCCAGCTCAGCGCGGGCAGTGGCCGCTGGGAGGAGAAGGCGGCCGAGGGCCCGCTCCTCGGTGTGTACGACGGCGCCCAGTTCGACCCGGTGAAGGGCTCGCTCCGCCCGGGTGACGTGCTGATGCTGTTCACGGACGGCCTGGTGGAGACCGCCGACCGGGACATCGTCGAGGGCATCGACCGCCTCACCGGCGAGGCCGACCGTTATGTGGCGGGCGGCTTCCACGGCGCCGCCTGGCACCTCATCGAGGCGGTGGCCAAGGACGTCAACGACGACCGGGCGCTGCTGCTGATCTGCCGGGATGGCTCGACGGCCGCCTCCGCCCGCTGA
- a CDS encoding pore-forming ESAT-6 family protein, with product MAGAGSDRRSYDTGASADAQTNIQGVIGRLESLITQRDKQVKAAMADFTADGVADEYHGKEQRWNNASQEVKNIIHLLKTTLEKNDGTAQSTIQRAKAAVDNIG from the coding sequence ATGGCAGGCGCGGGTTCGGACCGCAGGTCGTACGACACGGGTGCGTCGGCGGACGCGCAGACGAACATCCAGGGGGTGATCGGCCGCCTGGAGTCGCTGATCACCCAGCGTGACAAGCAGGTGAAGGCGGCGATGGCCGACTTCACGGCGGACGGTGTGGCGGATGAGTACCACGGCAAGGAACAGCGGTGGAACAACGCCTCGCAAGAGGTGAAGAACATCATTCATCTGCTGAAGACGACGCTGGAGAAGAACGACGGCACGGCGCAGTCGACGATTCAGCGTGCGAAGGCGGCGGTCGACAACATCGGCTGA
- a CDS encoding DUF6507 family protein, with protein MPGWDLKPQGISHVLQTTGDAASKLEKYAKAFGEHLTSAASSAGTVSAEGGGEGGEKAQGGLVALALSQFAEHATKDLKFVAARAGKSLQGAVDATTAYLNGDEEMAAEAQRKTLQAPAVDLPGVGKR; from the coding sequence GTGCCCGGCTGGGATCTCAAGCCGCAGGGTATTTCGCATGTGCTGCAGACGACGGGTGATGCGGCGTCGAAGCTGGAGAAGTACGCGAAGGCGTTCGGTGAGCATCTGACGTCGGCGGCGTCCAGTGCGGGCACCGTCTCCGCCGAGGGCGGCGGTGAGGGCGGCGAGAAGGCGCAGGGCGGTCTGGTGGCGCTTGCGTTGTCGCAGTTCGCGGAGCACGCGACGAAGGATCTGAAGTTCGTCGCCGCGCGGGCGGGCAAGTCGTTGCAGGGCGCGGTGGATGCCACCACGGCGTATCTGAACGGTGACGAGGAGATGGCGGCCGAGGCCCAGCGCAAGACGCTGCAGGCGCCTGCGGTGGATCTGCCGGGAGTCGGTAAGCGGTGA
- a CDS encoding ADP-ribosyltransferase, whose translation MIQPEKIPQFTGNLEQLETDYADLKKDAGHIRDTGADVHSRFQGLSAFYTAPEAEQLFATTKPVKEKADAFADDLEKVSGALSSYATEIRPLVAKLKQLKTDAAAFVSSVKDDDEWEYDEDKVDEHNKLRDEITATVAAFWAAERTCHNKITALWGGTQMVAGDGSKKKNQYGFNAEDMKNAKLPWGDPVEEKHHWYEVGHWVKSFVWDGLIVDGIWGTIKGLGTLVGFGGWDAMKQAWKGLAQLATGLAITAIPGAQTWFWTASDKDMPSWLRDSRTAMKETGKALVAWDQWGKNPARAAGAVTFNVLTTVFTGGAGAAASGAGKAGAVAKALSVAGKAGRVIDPMTYIAKGAGAGLSKIGDITKGLKGVGNIDIPTLPDGAVHLPDGHQLAPDGNLVSPNGTIDTTPVPQGTTPAVPHGTTPTLPAHWTTQGAPTPSYAGAAHGVDGAAHTVDNAANPGHYTTPPAAPTHTPGGAFDPAPAPSAYDHAPTGSPYGHAPSASPYGHAPSPGMYDHAPAPSAYDHAPPPSAYDQTPQPSSYDTTPAAAPHTGGHDIPGTGGHGYDAPGAGHADDASHGAGHGDDAVGHAEDAVHAGDHADIGHGVADAAAHHGTDAPAAPGHQGTDVPGHGGAGEPFEYKPIMSADDFDNLATDAERHAAATAELERGTNPYPSTSDEAGKKYGDAHWNDFLDNLDPKAKGALERYSSFYYKNINGQLRDVDVPLKPQVQNLVDDMDRVMGGRPVPEDIMVVRGTEYDHVLKEVDSVLDMEGRTFTDDGFTSTSLGKTAAFDHQPMIMHLRVPKGTPALWIDHISLNKGERELLLARGSQYKVTRVFQDTAGKWHVYGEVLPRSS comes from the coding sequence GTGATTCAGCCGGAGAAGATCCCGCAGTTCACGGGGAATCTGGAGCAGCTGGAGACGGATTACGCGGACCTGAAGAAGGACGCGGGTCATATCCGGGACACCGGTGCCGATGTCCATTCCCGGTTCCAGGGCCTGTCGGCGTTCTACACGGCTCCGGAGGCGGAGCAGTTGTTCGCCACGACCAAGCCGGTCAAGGAGAAGGCGGACGCGTTCGCCGACGACCTGGAGAAGGTGTCGGGCGCGCTGTCGTCATACGCCACCGAAATCCGTCCGCTGGTGGCGAAGCTGAAGCAGCTGAAGACGGACGCGGCGGCCTTCGTCTCCTCGGTCAAGGACGATGACGAGTGGGAGTACGACGAGGACAAGGTCGACGAGCACAACAAGCTGCGGGATGAGATCACCGCGACGGTCGCGGCGTTCTGGGCGGCGGAGCGTACCTGCCACAACAAGATCACCGCTCTGTGGGGCGGGACGCAGATGGTGGCCGGGGACGGTTCGAAGAAGAAGAACCAGTACGGCTTCAACGCCGAGGACATGAAGAACGCCAAACTTCCCTGGGGTGACCCGGTGGAGGAGAAGCACCACTGGTACGAGGTCGGCCACTGGGTGAAGTCGTTCGTGTGGGACGGCCTGATCGTCGACGGTATCTGGGGCACGATCAAGGGCCTGGGCACGCTGGTCGGCTTTGGTGGCTGGGATGCGATGAAGCAGGCCTGGAAGGGTCTGGCCCAGCTGGCGACCGGTCTGGCCATCACGGCGATCCCCGGGGCGCAGACGTGGTTCTGGACGGCGTCGGACAAGGACATGCCGTCCTGGCTGCGTGACTCGCGTACCGCGATGAAGGAGACCGGCAAGGCGCTGGTGGCCTGGGACCAGTGGGGCAAGAACCCCGCCCGCGCGGCCGGCGCTGTCACCTTCAACGTACTGACGACGGTCTTCACCGGTGGTGCGGGTGCGGCGGCCTCGGGTGCGGGCAAGGCGGGCGCGGTCGCCAAGGCGTTGTCGGTGGCGGGCAAGGCGGGCCGGGTGATCGACCCGATGACCTACATCGCCAAGGGCGCGGGCGCCGGTCTGTCGAAGATCGGCGACATCACCAAGGGCCTGAAGGGCGTCGGAAACATCGACATCCCCACGCTCCCCGACGGCGCGGTCCACCTCCCCGACGGCCACCAGCTGGCCCCGGACGGCAACCTCGTCTCGCCCAACGGCACGATCGACACGACACCGGTTCCCCAGGGCACCACCCCGGCGGTCCCGCACGGCACCACCCCGACGCTCCCGGCCCACTGGACGACGCAGGGCGCCCCGACACCGTCGTACGCGGGGGCGGCCCACGGCGTCGACGGAGCCGCGCACACGGTGGACAACGCGGCCAATCCGGGGCACTACACCACGCCCCCCGCGGCCCCGACCCACACCCCGGGCGGCGCCTTCGACCCGGCGCCGGCTCCGTCGGCGTACGACCACGCGCCGACCGGTTCGCCGTACGGCCACGCACCCTCCGCGTCTCCCTACGGCCACGCTCCGTCGCCGGGCATGTACGATCACGCACCCGCACCGTCGGCATACGATCACGCACCGCCTCCGTCGGCGTACGACCAGACGCCTCAGCCGTCGTCGTACGACACGACCCCGGCCGCTGCACCGCACACGGGCGGTCACGACATCCCTGGCACCGGGGGGCATGGCTACGACGCCCCTGGCGCCGGTCACGCCGACGACGCCTCGCACGGCGCCGGACACGGGGACGACGCTGTTGGCCACGCGGAGGACGCGGTGCACGCCGGCGACCACGCGGACATCGGCCACGGGGTGGCGGACGCCGCCGCACACCACGGCACCGACGCACCGGCGGCTCCGGGACACCAGGGCACGGACGTACCGGGGCACGGCGGGGCCGGAGAGCCGTTCGAGTACAAGCCGATCATGTCGGCGGACGACTTCGACAACCTGGCCACCGACGCGGAGCGGCACGCGGCGGCCACGGCGGAGCTGGAGCGGGGGACCAACCCCTACCCCAGCACCAGCGACGAGGCAGGCAAGAAATACGGCGACGCGCACTGGAACGACTTCCTGGACAACCTTGACCCCAAGGCCAAGGGCGCGCTGGAGCGATACAGCAGCTTCTATTACAAGAACATCAACGGCCAGCTGCGGGACGTCGACGTGCCCCTGAAACCCCAGGTGCAGAATCTCGTCGACGACATGGACCGGGTCATGGGCGGCCGCCCTGTCCCCGAGGACATCATGGTCGTCCGAGGGACGGAGTATGACCACGTCCTCAAGGAGGTGGACTCGGTACTCGACATGGAAGGCAGAACCTTCACGGATGACGGGTTCACCTCCACGTCGCTCGGCAAGACCGCGGCCTTCGACCACCAGCCGATGATCATGCACCTTCGGGTACCGAAGGGCACGCCGGCCCTCTGGATCGACCACATCTCACTGAACAAGGGCGAGCGGGAGCTGTTGCTCGCTCGCGGTTCGCAGTACAAGGTGACGCGCGTCTTCCAGGACACGGCCGGCAAGTGGCACGTCTATGGAGAGGTTTTGCCGAGGAGCTCTTAG
- a CDS encoding DUF6508 domain-containing protein: MHYITVTAPDSEVIGYAWAEAGADDVEWVDRRASSVSAYKASMEWYKRIREARKRGLTPLGVLNLLSHEPGVGPVTKAADAAVVEELARVVTPADDQRLLDQLDRDDPEAWRELGDAFDALTDEDRDVQWGGGQKSPSGAIHVPFPMYSQGVHRAVDALLGVGAVTPEHRWMDNPVPTPSPEGTLRPADAVRAATAVVRGEKFCDGTIDNALKSGLLDAVVASLRAWYADPAAVQPRPPAPADARPDSGQAHRLPQQDLPEPPDPSSPMCRFCGGSPAADVAFRAHRGLVVLMGFRKTDGPMCMTCGLAVYRALTTHTLAWGWWSPLSLFVFAPLTLVRNALAVRKVKRLPAPGPGTLGPRYDPGVPVRRRPRAYIALVPVLWVLFMIVTGLSGGV; the protein is encoded by the coding sequence GTGCATTACATCACCGTCACCGCCCCCGACAGCGAGGTGATCGGATACGCCTGGGCAGAGGCCGGCGCTGACGACGTCGAGTGGGTCGACCGCAGGGCGAGCAGCGTCAGCGCCTACAAGGCGAGCATGGAGTGGTACAAACGGATCCGTGAGGCCCGGAAACGTGGCCTCACCCCCCTCGGCGTGCTGAACCTGCTCAGTCACGAACCCGGCGTCGGCCCCGTCACCAAGGCCGCCGACGCCGCCGTCGTCGAGGAACTCGCCCGCGTCGTCACCCCGGCCGACGACCAGCGTCTCCTCGACCAGCTCGATCGTGATGACCCCGAGGCGTGGCGGGAGCTCGGCGACGCCTTCGACGCGCTCACGGACGAGGACCGGGACGTGCAGTGGGGCGGTGGGCAGAAGTCGCCGAGCGGTGCCATCCACGTGCCGTTCCCCATGTACAGCCAGGGGGTGCACCGGGCCGTCGACGCCCTCCTCGGCGTCGGTGCCGTCACGCCCGAGCACCGGTGGATGGACAACCCCGTGCCCACGCCCTCGCCTGAGGGCACGCTGCGGCCCGCCGACGCCGTGCGGGCCGCCACCGCAGTGGTGCGCGGGGAGAAGTTCTGCGACGGGACCATCGACAACGCCCTGAAGAGCGGCCTGCTTGACGCCGTCGTGGCATCACTACGCGCCTGGTACGCCGACCCTGCCGCCGTGCAGCCCCGTCCCCCTGCCCCGGCCGACGCCCGACCCGACAGCGGCCAGGCCCACCGCCTCCCTCAGCAGGACCTTCCGGAACCCCCGGATCCGTCCTCCCCCATGTGCAGGTTCTGCGGAGGTTCTCCCGCCGCGGACGTCGCGTTCCGCGCGCACCGGGGCCTCGTCGTCCTCATGGGATTCCGGAAGACGGACGGTCCGATGTGCATGACCTGCGGACTGGCCGTGTACCGAGCGCTGACCACCCACACACTCGCCTGGGGCTGGTGGAGCCCCCTCTCCCTCTTCGTCTTCGCGCCGCTCACGCTGGTCCGCAACGCCCTGGCCGTGCGCAAGGTGAAGCGACTCCCCGCCCCGGGCCCGGGCACGCTCGGCCCCCGCTACGACCCCGGCGTACCCGTGCGGCGACGGCCCCGCGCGTACATCGCGCTCGTCCCGGTGCTGTGGGTGCTCTTCATGATCGTGACAGGGCTGTCCGGAGGAGTGTGA
- a CDS encoding HD domain-containing protein: MPQEMSLAEVEAVARTAHAGQTDKAGRPYAEHLSAVAEGVRARGGNDELVAAAWLHDALEDGVLSEEWLDAAALTQHTKDVVRAMTKRPDEEPEAYAHRILATPGARLVKAADLAHNADPHRLAALDEHTARRLTQKYAAMRKHLGLAPGD, encoded by the coding sequence ATGCCGCAGGAGATGAGTCTCGCCGAGGTCGAGGCCGTCGCTCGCACCGCGCACGCCGGACAGACGGACAAGGCCGGGCGGCCGTACGCCGAGCATCTGTCGGCCGTAGCCGAAGGCGTGCGCGCCCGCGGCGGGAACGACGAACTCGTGGCCGCCGCCTGGCTGCACGACGCACTGGAGGACGGCGTCCTCAGCGAGGAGTGGCTCGACGCGGCCGCCCTCACGCAGCACACCAAGGACGTCGTACGGGCCATGACCAAGCGGCCGGACGAGGAGCCGGAGGCGTACGCCCACCGGATCCTGGCCACCCCGGGCGCTCGGCTGGTCAAGGCGGCCGACCTGGCGCACAACGCCGACCCCCACCGCCTCGCCGCACTCGACGAGCACACCGCCCGGCGGCTCACGCAGAAGTACGCCGCCATGCGGAAGCACCTCGGTCTGGCCCCGGGCGACTGA
- the eccD gene encoding type VII secretion integral membrane protein EccD gives MSRTQLSRVTLIGERRRADLVLPSDTPIGQLLPDILQLLDDRAATRPTTRQLITSDGSALPHDATLASAEVPDGAVLRLVRAHAAPPAPVVHDVTDQVADDLDLRTWRWRPAARRISAGVATVVFAVAAAVLARQEFSLESVTTGLAVVTALFLIAGAAIARIGQGNQGLATALLLAAGGLGLLTAWTAADAHDWGGTARLAGIAAALVVTLVLLAYCSPLGKGGLIGAGAIVVVALVWEAVALLQDRADRIGAVMAVFSIILLGLLPRFALMASGLTALDDKRSTGTSVSRHQVANALAATHRGLALATIVTASSAALGGWMLTTAKEPTVWTVGLASLVAVVLLSRARAFPLVAEVVALFAAAALLVVRLAVLWLDHAGGAGALVLLGAAALLPLLVLGIEPPDHIRVRLRRFADLIESLGVIGLFPLAIGAFGIYGQLLNKF, from the coding sequence ATGTCTCGGACCCAGCTGAGCCGGGTCACCCTGATCGGCGAGCGACGACGAGCCGACCTGGTCCTGCCGTCGGACACTCCGATCGGCCAATTGCTTCCGGACATCCTCCAGTTGCTGGACGACCGGGCCGCCACCCGGCCGACCACCCGGCAGCTGATCACGTCCGACGGATCGGCGCTGCCCCATGACGCGACGCTGGCGTCGGCCGAGGTGCCCGACGGCGCCGTGCTCCGCCTCGTCCGGGCGCACGCCGCACCGCCGGCGCCGGTCGTGCACGACGTCACCGACCAGGTCGCGGACGACCTCGACCTGAGGACCTGGCGCTGGCGCCCGGCCGCCCGCCGCATCAGCGCCGGCGTGGCCACCGTGGTGTTCGCCGTGGCCGCGGCCGTCCTGGCCCGGCAGGAGTTTTCCCTGGAGTCCGTCACCACGGGGCTCGCGGTCGTCACCGCCCTGTTCCTGATCGCCGGCGCGGCCATCGCCCGGATCGGCCAGGGCAACCAGGGCCTGGCCACCGCGCTGCTGCTCGCCGCCGGCGGGCTCGGCCTGCTCACCGCCTGGACCGCAGCCGACGCCCACGACTGGGGCGGGACGGCCCGGCTGGCCGGTATCGCCGCCGCACTCGTGGTCACCCTCGTGCTGCTGGCCTACTGCTCGCCGCTCGGCAAGGGCGGCCTGATCGGGGCCGGGGCGATCGTCGTGGTCGCCCTGGTGTGGGAGGCCGTCGCCCTCCTCCAGGACCGGGCGGACCGGATCGGCGCCGTGATGGCCGTGTTCTCCATCATCCTGCTCGGGCTGCTGCCCCGGTTCGCGCTGATGGCCTCGGGACTCACCGCCCTGGACGACAAGCGCTCCACGGGGACGTCCGTGAGCCGGCACCAGGTCGCCAACGCCCTCGCCGCCACCCACCGCGGGCTCGCCCTCGCCACCATCGTCACCGCGTCGTCCGCCGCCCTCGGCGGCTGGATGCTGACCACCGCGAAGGAGCCGACCGTCTGGACGGTGGGCCTCGCCTCGCTCGTGGCCGTCGTCCTGCTGTCCCGGGCACGGGCCTTCCCCCTGGTCGCCGAGGTCGTGGCGCTGTTCGCGGCGGCCGCGCTGCTCGTCGTGCGCCTCGCGGTGCTGTGGCTGGACCACGCCGGGGGAGCCGGCGCGCTGGTACTTCTGGGGGCCGCGGCACTGCTGCCGCTGCTGGTCCTGGGCATCGAGCCGCCCGACCACATCCGGGTGCGGCTGCGCAGGTTCGCCGACCTGATCGAGTCCCTCGGCGTGATCGGGCTCTTCCCGCTCGCCATCGGGGCGTTCGGCATCTACGGGCAGCTGCTCAACAAGTTCTGA
- a CDS encoding MinD/ParA family ATP-binding protein yields the protein MAGEKGDMPSGDNWQNDVLRDLRGGPPQQPQQTSQQRNQQQPAAQQSAAQQAFPQQGQGHGQGQGPAPAYGYPQQYQQPTPAEQQQTYPAQGQQPYPDPAYAQQAYAEQQAYAEQQAYAEQQAYARQQAYAEQQQHAQQQGYTEQQQHQHAQQHAYAQQHAYAEQQAYAERHAAEQQPAQREQPQPQQYAQPAPAPRARASRSTPDSRPVLDQKLAGAGTGPRRGEPFAARALRAVRRTVSSSAAREVAETTATAEILQQPVTTGRQIAVTSIRGGSGKTTVAALLTATYAHYRQDPVLAVEADPALGSLPLRLGAESLRWTTGDLADVVEPQMTLLDITGYLVQLPENAWLLPGSQGQVGAMLDTKGYERIMVAMRRYFGVTVADCETLPAEVARTALSAAQARILTVPATLEGIASTHAVLEWMRALPRDITTSTVVVLTETVPHTGIDLEKAAEQLKATGASVRVLPYDRHLAAGGTIRTELLARDTREAATRLAAEAFQLSHKRR from the coding sequence GTGGCAGGAGAGAAGGGCGACATGCCGAGCGGGGACAACTGGCAGAACGACGTGCTGCGCGATCTGAGGGGCGGCCCGCCCCAGCAGCCGCAGCAGACGTCCCAGCAGCGGAACCAGCAGCAGCCGGCGGCTCAGCAGTCAGCCGCCCAGCAGGCGTTCCCGCAGCAGGGACAGGGACACGGGCAGGGGCAGGGGCCGGCACCAGCCTACGGCTACCCGCAGCAGTACCAGCAGCCCACGCCCGCCGAGCAGCAGCAGACCTATCCCGCGCAGGGACAGCAGCCGTACCCCGACCCGGCCTACGCCCAGCAGGCCTACGCCGAGCAGCAGGCCTACGCCGAGCAGCAGGCTTACGCCGAGCAGCAGGCTTACGCCCGGCAGCAGGCCTACGCCGAGCAGCAACAGCACGCGCAACAGCAGGGGTACACCGAACAGCAGCAGCACCAGCACGCCCAGCAGCACGCCTACGCCCAGCAGCACGCCTACGCCGAGCAGCAGGCCTACGCCGAGCGGCACGCAGCCGAGCAGCAGCCCGCCCAGCGGGAACAGCCCCAGCCGCAGCAGTACGCGCAGCCGGCCCCCGCGCCCCGCGCCCGCGCCTCCCGTTCCACCCCCGACAGCCGCCCGGTCCTGGACCAGAAGCTCGCCGGGGCGGGCACCGGGCCCCGGCGCGGCGAGCCGTTCGCCGCGCGCGCCCTGAGGGCCGTACGCCGTACCGTCTCCTCCTCCGCGGCCCGCGAGGTGGCGGAGACCACCGCGACCGCCGAGATCCTTCAGCAGCCGGTCACCACCGGCCGCCAGATAGCGGTGACCTCGATCCGCGGCGGCTCGGGCAAGACCACGGTCGCCGCGCTGCTGACCGCCACCTACGCCCACTACCGCCAGGACCCGGTCCTGGCCGTCGAGGCCGACCCGGCGCTCGGCTCGCTGCCGCTGCGGCTCGGCGCGGAGAGCCTGCGCTGGACCACCGGCGATCTCGCCGACGTCGTCGAACCGCAGATGACGCTCCTCGACATCACCGGCTACCTCGTCCAACTGCCCGAGAACGCCTGGCTGCTGCCCGGCAGCCAGGGACAGGTCGGGGCCATGCTCGACACCAAGGGCTACGAGCGGATCATGGTGGCGATGCGCCGCTACTTCGGCGTGACCGTCGCCGACTGCGAGACGCTGCCCGCCGAGGTCGCCCGCACCGCCCTGTCCGCCGCCCAGGCCCGGATCCTCACGGTCCCCGCGACGCTGGAGGGCATCGCCAGCACGCACGCGGTCCTGGAGTGGATGCGCGCCCTGCCCCGGGACATCACCACCTCCACCGTCGTCGTGCTCACCGAGACCGTGCCGCACACCGGCATCGACCTGGAGAAGGCGGCCGAGCAGCTGAAGGCGACGGGGGCGAGCGTGCGGGTCCTGCCCTACGACCGGCATCTGGCGGCCGGCGGCACGATCCGCACCGAGCTGCTCGCGCGGGACACCAGGGAGGCCGCCACCCGCCTGGCGGCGGAGGCCTTCCAGCTCTCCCACAAGCGCCGCTGA